The Mucilaginibacter sp. PAMB04168 genome contains the following window.
CATTGGTTGGGAAGGTGTGGATGTAATCGACATAGCTTTTGTCGTTTTGCTGCCCGCCCATACCAGCTTTATCTTTGAATTCTTTTCTTTGGAAATAAATTACGTCATTATCCGTATTTAAAAACTCGGTAACATCTACCACCATAGCTGTTGAATCGGGCGTATATGAAACCACTGGAAAAGCTGCCATAATGGTACTCACATTATTCTTTACTACGCTTGCGTACATACTAGACGTACTATCCTTTGCGTATTCCCTGAATGACTGGCGGCGCATAAACAGTTTATTGTCTGGCCCTTTTTCAAAAGTATAAACACTTTCGCCAATTTGATCACCTGCGTAGCCCATACTTCCATTTCGCATGTCTGATGATGCTTTGGAAATGCGGCTTACAGTAAGAATTTCCCGGCCTAATATATTCTTAGGAACTTCAAAATAATATTTTGCATCGGTTTTATGTACAGTTATAAATCCTCGGTTTGTTTTGGTGCCCTTAGTTACTATAGTTGCATAAGGTTTTAGGGCCGTTGCTCTTTTCAGACTATCAGCCCGTCTTTGCGCTGCATCTACAGCTGTTAGCGGGCGTACGGGCGCCGCCTTCTTTTTATGCAGCAATCTACAAGCCGGCGCAAGTAATACCGTGCCAGTTGCAAATGCCACGAGAAGCATGTTTTTGTTAAAATTCATTGTAGTTTGTTATCTCGGATTCTGTGTAATTTCAGGGTTTAATAAAATATACTTTTCGGCAATTGGGAAGGTATACCGGTTACTACCAGGCTCAAGTGTATAGGTGGCATCTTTAAATTTGCGGGTAACAGTTGAAATAAAACCAGCATCTTTACTCAAACGGCGCTGATCAAACCAGCGGTAACCGCGGCCCATAAATTCGCGCTGACGCTCATCAATTACCACATGTAAAGCGGCGTTGGCGTTAGCAGCAGCCAGGTCATAATATTCGGCAGGCTTAAAGCGCTTTTTACGCAGCGTATTCACGGCATCCATTGCATTGGCGGTGTTGCCGGCACGCGCTTCGCACTCAGCTTTAATCAACAGCATTTCGGGCACGCTCGGGCCAATATAAAGCCCGTCGGAAAGTAAACGCTGACGGAATAGCCCCCTCCCTACTGTAAAGTTCGTTCCGCCTATTAAAGCAGCGTCTCTAGTGAAAACCACATAGCGCAGGTCTTTAGGATCGTATAAGCTTACAGAATTAGGGTTAAGCGGAAGGTTAGTAATGAACTGACTAGTACGTTTAAAAAACATCTCTTCGGGGTTGGCCAGTTTAAGTGGCAACACTGGGTTTGCTGCTAGGTAATTATTCAGGTCCAGCAAGCCGTTTTTTAATGAAAGCGCAAGGTTAGCATAACGCTCAGCTTCGGCAAACTCGCGTGTGTTAAGGCATAGGCGGGCCATTAGCGCATAAACCGCCATTTTTGATGGGTTGACATTATAAATTGGCACATCAGGCAGGTAGGGCAACGCATTCATCAAATCTGCTCTAACCTGATCATACACCTGTTTTACCGATGCACGGGTAAGGTCAGCAAACAGGTTGGGCGTTAGTAGTAACGGCACACCCGGATCTGAGGCAGAAGTAGCCGCATCATATTGCTTGCCGTACATGTTTACCAGCGTAAAATAGGCATAAGCACGATGCACCATGGCCCAGGCCTCAATGGCTTTCTTTTGATCGTCGGTACCTTGTTCGCTAGTCATAACGCCGGCCACAACCGTATTAAAAATATTGATGCTTTTATACAGATTGCTCCAGTCAATATCTTCTTCTGTAGAGGTATATATTTTATCGGCCCAGATATAGGCATTTGCAGCGGCACTTGGGGTTAGGCGAGTGTACCAGGTATTGTCTTCAACGCCATAATCATCGGCCATTAAAACGGGATAGTAGTAACCAGGCTCAATGGTTAAGCCTGCATTTAATAGCGCTTGATAATCAGATGTGTATTTTAAGGCCCTTACCGACTCGGGCGGAATTTCCACATATTTACGGCAGGCGCTGGCACAAAGCAACAGGCAGCTTAAAATCAATAAATTAACTTTATTCATGATAATGATTAGCGTTAGAGTGAAACATTGAGATTGAACAGGTAGGTTGCACTTGGCGGCAGGTTGGTATACTGGCCGGTTACCTGGTAATCCGGATCTACACCATCTTTATTGGCCCGCCAGATAAGACCCAGGTTAGTAACCGAGAAGCCCACATTAACTGCTTTAAGAAAAGGTGCCTTACGAAGTATTGTCTGTGGCAGGTTATAGTTAAGGGACAGCTGTTGCAAGCGTACATTGCCGGCATCTCTCAAATTATAATCTGAATTAACAAACCAGGGCACGTTGTTAAAGGTGTTGTTACCTAAGCCGGGAATGTTAGTGTTAGCTTCATCACCTGGGTTACGCCAACGGTTTACCAAACGGGCGCTGTTGGCAACAAGCCCAGAGTAGCTGGTGCCGGTTGGGAACGATTCGGCATTAATATCTTTCATCAGGAACTTATAACCAAGGCTGTAGCTGGCCCTCACGATAAGGGTAAGATTTTGATAACGCACGGTATTAGTCCAGCCGCCAAAGTAAGGCGGAGTTGTACGTCCGCCATAAATCAGGTCGGCGTTGGTTACGCTGCGCGAACCGTTAACGTTTAAAATGGCCCCATCAGCACCATAAATGCGCGACAGGCCTTTATTGTCCAACCCGGCCCAACGATATACAAAAATGTTATCGCTGGGATAACCATCAGTAACCTGACTTAAACCAGCTATGCCGAAAGTACTTTTCAAGCGCTGATCGGTAATCGTATTGGTGGCGTAGGAGAAGTTGAACGATGAATTCCAGTTCCAATCTTTCGTAGCAACAGGCACGCCGGTAACCATGAATTCTACGCCGCGGCCTTTAGCATTACCCGCATTATACTGTAATGAAGTATAACCGTAGGTAGCATTATAAGGTAGATTAACCAGCAAATTATAGTTGCGTTTCTGATAAACATCTGCTGATAATGACAACCTATCATTAAAAAAACCAACATCAATCCCTTCATTGATAGTGCGAGAAGTTTCCCAGGTAAGCTGGCTGTTGGCCGGCACTACAATAGAGGCAGTTGGCTGACCGGTATAAGAATCGTTTGAACCAAGACTTACAACTGCATAAGAGTTGCCTGTGTTTGGAATAGAACCACCTGTACCTAGAGTAGCACGCACGTTAAGGCTGCTTATCCAGCTCACATCTTTCAAAAAATCTTCACGTTTGGCATTCCAGCGTAAGCCTGCCGAGTACAGTGGAATAGCACGTTGCCGACGGTCAAGGCCCTGGTTAGTGTAATCATCAAAACGAATACTACCGCTGGCGTAATACTTGTTTTGGAAAGAGTAGGTAGCTAAACCAAAATAGGAAAGATAGCGTTTGGTGTCTTTAAAAAGGGTACCGTCAGAATAGCCGAGACTTGATGAGCCGCCAAAAAGGGTAGCATAAGAA
Protein-coding sequences here:
- a CDS encoding RagB/SusD family nutrient uptake outer membrane protein translates to MNKVNLLILSCLLLCASACRKYVEIPPESVRALKYTSDYQALLNAGLTIEPGYYYPVLMADDYGVEDNTWYTRLTPSAAANAYIWADKIYTSTEEDIDWSNLYKSINIFNTVVAGVMTSEQGTDDQKKAIEAWAMVHRAYAYFTLVNMYGKQYDAATSASDPGVPLLLTPNLFADLTRASVKQVYDQVRADLMNALPYLPDVPIYNVNPSKMAVYALMARLCLNTREFAEAERYANLALSLKNGLLDLNNYLAANPVLPLKLANPEEMFFKRTSQFITNLPLNPNSVSLYDPKDLRYVVFTRDAALIGGTNFTVGRGLFRQRLLSDGLYIGPSVPEMLLIKAECEARAGNTANAMDAVNTLRKKRFKPAEYYDLAAANANAALHVVIDERQREFMGRGYRWFDQRRLSKDAGFISTVTRKFKDATYTLEPGSNRYTFPIAEKYILLNPEITQNPR